In a single window of the Pseudodesulfovibrio profundus genome:
- a CDS encoding IS5 family transposase: protein MLLFLHPKEEGMAIRQKGPRLGDYFLGHRRTKTTFLDEINELIDWQPINAFLCKKIRRKANAVGNPAYPPLAMFKILLLQRWYNLSDPGVEQALLDRLSFVRFTGFSIEDDVPDETTICRFRNGLIRLKVLDSLLDMLNRQLEGQGLLVREGAVVDASVVESQRRPRKVIDVMPEDRSEDAEEQDGPVDCRVSYSDDEEAAWLRKRNRAYYGYKLHAATDSRDGFLLCGHITPANHSDTGEFERLVNGVGLDPGARVYADKGYCSGKNRDILFDRDLEDGTMDKTPRGGRLTDFEKTRNRDISSIRQIVERAFGTLKRGYAFFRSRYVGREKVEGEFHILAMAFNLKKAVRLARA, encoded by the coding sequence GATGAGATCAACGAACTCATCGACTGGCAGCCCATCAACGCCTTTCTGTGCAAGAAGATCAGGCGCAAGGCCAACGCCGTGGGCAATCCCGCCTATCCGCCTCTGGCGATGTTCAAGATTCTGCTCTTGCAGCGTTGGTACAACCTGAGTGATCCGGGCGTGGAGCAGGCGCTGCTCGACCGGCTCTCCTTTGTCAGATTTACCGGTTTTTCCATCGAGGACGACGTGCCGGACGAGACCACCATATGCCGTTTCCGTAACGGTTTGATCCGCCTGAAGGTGCTGGACTCCTTGCTCGACATGCTTAACCGCCAGCTTGAAGGACAAGGGCTTCTTGTCCGTGAGGGAGCCGTGGTGGACGCCTCGGTAGTCGAGTCGCAGCGGCGGCCGCGCAAGGTTATCGACGTGATGCCTGAGGACCGTTCCGAGGACGCCGAAGAACAGGATGGGCCGGTGGACTGCCGGGTCAGCTATTCGGATGACGAGGAGGCGGCCTGGCTCCGCAAGAGAAATCGGGCCTATTACGGCTACAAGCTCCATGCCGCGACGGACAGTCGAGACGGGTTTCTGCTCTGTGGTCACATCACTCCCGCGAACCATTCGGACACGGGCGAATTCGAGCGGCTCGTGAATGGCGTCGGCCTTGATCCCGGCGCACGGGTTTATGCGGACAAGGGCTATTGCAGCGGGAAGAACCGGGACATTCTGTTTGATCGCGATTTGGAGGACGGAACCATGGACAAGACGCCTCGTGGCGGCAGGCTGACAGACTTCGAAAAGACCCGCAACCGTGACATCAGCAGCATTCGGCAAATAGTCGAGCGGGCCTTCGGCACACTCAAACGTGGCTACGCATTCTTTCGGTCCCGATACGTGGGTCGTGAGAAGGTGGAGGGAGAGTTCCACATCCTCGCCATGGCGTTCAATTTGAAAAAAGCTGTTCGACTGGCGCGAGCCTGA
- a CDS encoding IS1595 family transposase, translating into MRKSRLSKDKQLRLIEHFVAGTTARCAADLVGVNVKTAAYYFHRLREIIAVEESCEGMDFGEFEVDESYFGGKRKGKRGRGAAGKVPVFGILKRGGKVYTQVIPDAKGKTLLPIIQERIQPDSVVYSDCWYGYNVLDVSAFKHFRINHSKLFADSHNHINGIENFWNQAKRHMRKFNGIPTKHFSLFLKECEWRFNNSNPRSQFKQLKQWVRRHMG; encoded by the coding sequence ATGCGAAAAAGTCGTTTGAGCAAGGACAAGCAGCTTCGTTTAATCGAACATTTTGTGGCTGGCACGACAGCTCGTTGCGCTGCCGATCTGGTTGGTGTGAACGTCAAAACAGCCGCCTATTACTTTCACCGGCTCCGGGAAATCATAGCGGTAGAAGAGTCCTGTGAAGGGATGGATTTTGGCGAATTTGAGGTCGATGAGAGCTACTTCGGTGGCAAGCGAAAGGGCAAAAGAGGACGTGGGGCGGCTGGTAAGGTTCCTGTTTTTGGAATCCTTAAAAGGGGCGGGAAGGTCTATACACAGGTGATTCCTGATGCGAAAGGTAAAACCTTGCTTCCCATTATTCAGGAAAGAATCCAGCCAGACAGTGTGGTTTACTCGGACTGCTGGTATGGCTACAATGTCCTTGATGTGTCAGCGTTCAAACACTTCCGAATCAACCACTCGAAGCTGTTTGCAGATAGCCACAACCACATCAATGGAATCGAGAATTTTTGGAACCAGGCCAAACGCCATATGAGGAAATTCAACGGCATTCCAACCAAGCATTTTTCTCTGTTTTTAAAGGAATGCGAGTGGCGTTTTAATAACAGCAATCCGCGAAGCCAGTTTAAACAACTGAAACAGTGGGTTAGAAGACATATGGGCTAG
- a CDS encoding IS3 family transposase (programmed frameshift): MTKSSKRRKHSDKFKAKVALEAIRGVKTLAQLAAEYKVHPNQISTWKRQLLENVDDIFSSGKKAKSQEEITAPLFEEIGRLKMDIKWLEKKLLSLPLEVRRQWIKPDREYSIRRQCKLAGISRSGFYYKPVAESDENLALMRLIDEQYLRQPDYGSPRMTDWLKTQGHQVNHKRVERLMQLMGLQAITPGPHTSVPNPEHPVFPYLLKGVAIERKNQVWSADITYIPMQRGFLYLVAVIDWWSRFVLAWELSNSMDSSFCVEALNKALRISTPEVFNTDQGAQFTSREFTGVLQSKGIAISMDGKGRAIDNVFIERLWWTVKYEDIYPRAYCDGIELYHGLTRYFRYYNEERGHSSLDKRTPAAVYRSNLNVH; this comes from the exons ATGACAAAGAGCAGCAAAAGACGGAAACATTCGGACAAGTTTAAGGCCAAGGTCGCACTTGAGGCGATTCGTGGCGTGAAGACGCTTGCGCAACTGGCTGCGGAGTACAAAGTGCACCCCAATCAGATTTCCACGTGGAAGCGGCAGCTCCTTGAGAATGTCGATGACATCTTTTCCAGTGGCAAGAAAGCCAAAAGCCAGGAGGAGATAACCGCACCGTTATTTGAGGAGATCGGTCGGCTCAAGATGGACATCAAGTGGCTTGAAAAAAAGTTGT TAAGCCTGCCGCTTGAGGTGCGCCGCCAGTGGATCAAACCAGATCGGGAGTATTCCATCCGGCGGCAATGCAAGTTGGCAGGCATTTCCCGTTCGGGATTTTACTACAAGCCTGTAGCCGAATCCGATGAAAATTTAGCCTTGATGCGTCTCATCGACGAGCAGTATCTGCGTCAGCCGGATTACGGCTCGCCGCGCATGACGGATTGGCTGAAGACCCAAGGCCATCAAGTCAACCACAAACGAGTTGAGCGACTGATGCAACTGATGGGCTTGCAAGCCATCACTCCAGGGCCGCATACGAGTGTCCCCAATCCGGAGCATCCCGTGTTTCCGTATCTGCTGAAAGGAGTTGCCATTGAGAGGAAAAATCAAGTCTGGAGCGCTGACATCACCTACATCCCCATGCAGCGCGGCTTTCTGTACCTGGTGGCAGTGATAGACTGGTGGAGCCGCTTCGTGCTGGCTTGGGAGCTATCGAACTCGATGGATAGTTCTTTCTGCGTGGAGGCGCTCAACAAGGCTTTGCGCATTTCTACGCCGGAGGTGTTCAACACGGACCAGGGAGCGCAGTTCACGAGTCGTGAATTTACCGGAGTTTTGCAGAGCAAGGGAATTGCAATCAGCATGGACGGCAAAGGTCGCGCAATCGACAATGTCTTCATAGAGCGGCTGTGGTGGACGGTGAAATATGAGGATATTTACCCTAGGGCGTACTGTGATGGAATCGAGCTATACCATGGGCTTACGCGCTATTTTAGGTATTACAACGAGGAGCGCGGTCATTCGTCGTTGGACAAAAGAACTCCCGCTGCCGTATACAGAAGCAACTTGAATGTTCATTGA